One Erysipelothrix amsterdamensis DNA window includes the following coding sequences:
- a CDS encoding ABC transporter permease has translation MEYIQMIFTTSFYDTIIRVATPLLLATMGAVITSNAGITNIGLEGVMLTSALVAVLSSAFGFGPWFGLLIAVITGILASLFIGYVSLKLKTDSALTFITFNAMASGGTIFFMYSITGDKGTTSSLNSGVLPNITIPIIKDIPILNTIFSGHNVVAYIAVIAIIAVWILLYKTPMGLRIRAAGEAPQSLESVGQSVFKTKMIALAISGILGGIAGAYMSMGYVSWFSKDMLAGRGFIAMAADAMGKSTPLGASLAAILFAFAEAWSYALQLTSIPTELVQMIPYVVSVVGLVVFSIRVKRENEKKKMRLALEGSIKHETQNNY, from the coding sequence ATGGAATACATTCAAATGATCTTTACCACTTCATTTTACGATACCATTATTCGTGTTGCGACTCCGTTATTGCTTGCGACTATGGGAGCGGTTATCACTTCAAATGCTGGAATTACAAATATTGGACTTGAAGGAGTAATGCTTACATCTGCACTTGTCGCTGTATTATCCAGTGCATTTGGGTTTGGACCTTGGTTTGGTCTCCTGATTGCTGTCATTACGGGAATCTTAGCATCACTATTTATTGGATATGTTTCACTGAAACTCAAAACGGACAGTGCATTGACGTTTATTACTTTTAATGCCATGGCTTCCGGTGGAACCATCTTCTTTATGTATTCGATCACAGGCGATAAGGGCACAACCAGCTCCTTAAATTCAGGGGTACTACCAAATATAACTATCCCCATCATTAAGGATATCCCTATATTGAATACGATATTTTCGGGACATAATGTGGTTGCGTATATTGCGGTGATTGCTATTATTGCAGTATGGATTTTGCTTTATAAAACACCAATGGGACTTCGAATACGTGCAGCAGGAGAGGCACCGCAATCTTTGGAGTCTGTAGGTCAAAGTGTTTTTAAAACAAAAATGATTGCACTTGCCATTAGTGGAATTTTAGGTGGAATCGCCGGTGCTTACATGTCAATGGGCTATGTAAGTTGGTTTTCGAAAGACATGCTAGCAGGTCGTGGATTTATTGCGATGGCAGCTGATGCAATGGGGAAATCAACACCTCTTGGCGCAAGCTTAGCGGCAATTCTCTTTGCTTTCGCAGAAGCATGGTCTTACGCTTTACAATTAACCTCCATTCCGACGGAATTGGTTCAAATGATTCCTTATGTTGTGTCTGTTGTTGGACTGGTAGTATTTAGTATTCGTGTTAAACGCGAAAATGAAAAGAAAAAAATGAGATTAGCACTTGAAGGGAGCATTAAGCATGAAACGCAAAATAATTATTGA
- a CDS encoding ABC transporter permease, whose protein sequence is MQKVKMKRTKMDKFLYKFEIVRLLIAVVIAFGVSFGILAMFTPHPVQAIVDLIIGPLTSVRRFSTVIEKAIPLTFAGLAVSVMFRANQFNLAAEGALYFGSLVAATIAIFMGGHPIFVTIVAILSAGVVGSIITAIPGYLKVKWNVSELVVSIMLNTIILYFGTYLFNHYIRDINSAYAASYPFRDGVGLPVLLKNTRLHLGIVIVAIFVIAVNFFINKTKWGYKITVTGNNEEFAKSVGMNTPRIIMLAQLVGGFVAGIGGGVEMLGLYTRFQWMALPGFGFDGVVLNIIAKGNPKFIPLAAIFVSYIRIGADYMYRQSGVAPEIVAIIEGILIILIAANAFLAKWRHKMTVDISTRELNKEVA, encoded by the coding sequence ATGCAGAAAGTTAAAATGAAAAGAACAAAAATGGATAAATTTCTGTATAAGTTTGAAATTGTAAGACTTTTGATTGCTGTTGTTATTGCATTTGGTGTCTCGTTTGGAATTCTAGCAATGTTTACACCCCATCCGGTGCAAGCAATTGTTGATTTAATTATTGGTCCACTAACATCTGTACGTCGCTTTAGTACGGTTATTGAAAAAGCAATTCCGCTTACATTTGCAGGATTAGCAGTGAGTGTTATGTTTAGAGCAAATCAGTTTAACTTGGCAGCTGAAGGCGCACTTTATTTTGGTTCTTTGGTTGCAGCAACGATTGCAATATTTATGGGTGGTCATCCTATCTTTGTAACGATCGTAGCAATATTAAGTGCTGGGGTGGTCGGCAGTATTATAACCGCAATTCCAGGATATCTAAAAGTTAAGTGGAATGTCAGTGAATTGGTGGTATCCATCATGTTAAATACGATTATTTTATATTTTGGAACGTATCTCTTCAACCATTATATTCGAGATATTAATTCTGCCTATGCAGCATCCTATCCATTCCGTGACGGCGTCGGTTTGCCCGTACTCTTAAAAAACACACGCCTTCATCTAGGAATCGTGATTGTCGCAATCTTCGTGATTGCGGTTAACTTCTTTATTAATAAAACAAAATGGGGCTATAAAATTACAGTTACTGGTAATAATGAAGAATTTGCGAAAAGTGTAGGAATGAATACACCACGAATTATCATGTTAGCTCAACTTGTTGGAGGATTTGTTGCAGGTATTGGTGGTGGCGTTGAAATGCTTGGTTTGTATACGCGTTTTCAATGGATGGCGTTGCCTGGATTTGGTTTCGATGGTGTTGTTTTAAATATTATTGCTAAAGGCAATCCGAAATTCATTCCACTAGCAGCAATCTTTGTTTCCTACATCCGTATTGGTGCTGACTATATGTATCGTCAATCCGGTGTAGCACCTGAAATTGTCGCAATTATTGAAGGAATTTTAATCATCCTTATTGCCGCAAACGCATTCCTTGCTAAATGGCGTCATAAGATGACCGTTGATATTTCTACACGCGAATTAAATAAGGAGGTTGCATAA
- a CDS encoding ABC transporter ATP-binding protein gives MQELLNVENVLKVYPNGVVANKDVNLKLMTNEIHALIGENGAGKSTLMKILFGMERPDSGTITLNGEAVTIENSKKAIDLGIGMVHQHFMLVESLTIAENIVLGDEPTRGKLFLDEKEMLSLAREYNEKYQFNIDITKKVQDVSVGVKQKTEILKALVRGAKILILDEPTAVLTPQETTELFQQLKMLKKQGHTIVFISHKLNEIIELCDRVTIMRHGRTVVSKNICDTSVEDISRNMVGRDVVLKIEKKPMERGDVCLSARNLVAINDIGKRVVDHVSLDVYAGQILGVAGVEGNGQSELSDILSGMTTMQEGSFTVNGKEPENYTPKAIRDCGLSIISEDRLKTGTAPHMSIVDNMFTNRIESFTKKGNIILDRHKMNHHAQKLVKEFEIVTDSINRSILMLSGGNMQKVVAARELLNESKVIIANQPTRGIDAGASELLRRKIIELRDQGKAIILISADLNEILELSDSVAVMYSGKLNAYFEDTKTLTEEELGYYMLGVKTQQNHGGKNYAES, from the coding sequence ATGCAAGAATTACTAAATGTAGAGAATGTATTGAAAGTTTACCCCAATGGTGTTGTCGCAAATAAAGATGTAAATTTGAAATTGATGACCAACGAAATTCATGCCTTAATTGGAGAAAATGGCGCGGGTAAATCAACGTTGATGAAGATTCTGTTTGGGATGGAACGTCCAGATAGTGGTACGATAACACTTAATGGAGAAGCAGTTACGATTGAAAACTCTAAGAAAGCAATCGATTTAGGGATCGGGATGGTTCACCAACATTTTATGTTGGTTGAATCACTCACGATTGCTGAAAATATTGTCCTTGGCGATGAGCCAACACGTGGAAAATTATTTCTCGATGAAAAAGAAATGCTTAGCCTTGCACGTGAATATAACGAAAAATATCAGTTTAATATCGATATTACAAAAAAAGTCCAGGATGTATCCGTGGGTGTTAAACAAAAAACAGAAATCCTAAAAGCGTTGGTTCGTGGTGCCAAGATTTTAATTCTTGATGAACCAACTGCAGTGTTAACCCCACAGGAAACAACGGAGTTATTCCAACAATTAAAGATGTTAAAAAAACAAGGACACACCATAGTATTTATCTCGCATAAATTGAATGAAATTATAGAATTATGTGATCGTGTAACTATTATGCGTCACGGACGTACAGTTGTATCAAAAAATATCTGTGATACGAGTGTTGAAGATATTTCGAGAAATATGGTTGGACGTGATGTTGTATTGAAAATTGAAAAAAAACCAATGGAACGTGGTGATGTCTGTTTATCTGCACGAAATTTAGTTGCAATCAATGATATCGGGAAACGCGTTGTGGATCATGTCTCACTGGATGTTTACGCCGGACAAATTCTGGGAGTTGCTGGTGTTGAAGGCAATGGTCAATCTGAATTGTCGGATATCTTGAGTGGAATGACAACGATGCAAGAGGGTTCCTTTACAGTTAATGGTAAAGAACCTGAAAACTATACACCCAAAGCAATTCGCGATTGTGGATTAAGTATTATCTCAGAAGACCGTCTCAAGACAGGAACCGCACCCCACATGTCGATTGTAGATAATATGTTTACCAATCGAATTGAGTCGTTTACCAAAAAAGGGAATATTATTCTTGATCGTCATAAAATGAACCATCACGCTCAAAAATTGGTTAAAGAGTTTGAAATTGTCACTGACTCAATCAATCGTTCAATTTTAATGTTATCGGGTGGAAATATGCAAAAAGTTGTAGCAGCACGTGAATTGTTAAATGAATCCAAGGTTATTATTGCTAACCAGCCAACGCGTGGAATTGACGCGGGAGCCTCTGAACTTTTACGTCGTAAGATTATTGAATTAAGGGATCAAGGAAAAGCGATTATTCTTATCTCTGCGGATTTAAATGAAATATTAGAGCTGAGTGATAGTGTCGCAGTTATGTATTCGGGAAAACTCAATGCATATTTTGAGGATACAAAAACACTAACTGAAGAAGAACTCGGTTATTATATGTTAGGGGTAAAAACACAACAAAACCATGGAGGGAAAAACTATGCAGAAAGTTAA
- a CDS encoding BMP family lipoprotein, translated as MKKFKLILFAAVLLLVTVGCSSTTDSASEDGVILIVNGNLGDLGFFDSANEGMKRVEKDLGLPIQVIETGSDESKWEPALADAAEEKAKIIIAVSPSMVDPIQQIAPQYPDKTFILIDNAVDYSKGNLDNVYSATFKQNEGSFLAGALGAYMTTELPNADENSMIGFLGGMDIPPINDFLVGYIEGAKYVNEDIKVVATYAGDYYDPAKGKELGIALANKGVDVIFPAAGPTGLGTIEAARETNKYIIGVDSDQSAMYSNNNKQDIADIIISSMVKRVGDVLFNSVKLHQEDKLPLGTAEQLGVKEGAVGLAKNDVFTSSMKPETIAALEEIEQKIVAGEIEVSTAIGMSTEILNSIKTSVAP; from the coding sequence ATGAAAAAGTTTAAATTAATTTTGTTTGCAGCTGTGTTATTACTTGTGACTGTGGGATGTAGTTCCACAACGGATTCCGCTTCAGAAGATGGCGTGATCTTGATTGTTAATGGAAACTTGGGTGACCTTGGTTTCTTTGACTCCGCTAATGAAGGAATGAAACGTGTTGAAAAAGATTTGGGATTACCAATTCAAGTTATTGAAACTGGTTCTGACGAATCAAAATGGGAACCCGCTCTAGCGGATGCAGCTGAAGAAAAAGCAAAAATTATTATTGCGGTATCACCTTCAATGGTTGATCCAATTCAACAAATTGCACCACAATATCCAGACAAAACATTTATCTTAATTGATAATGCGGTCGATTACAGTAAAGGAAACTTAGACAATGTATATTCTGCAACCTTTAAACAAAATGAAGGTTCGTTCTTAGCAGGTGCTTTAGGTGCTTATATGACTACTGAACTACCAAATGCTGATGAAAATTCCATGATTGGTTTCCTGGGTGGAATGGATATTCCTCCAATTAACGACTTCTTAGTTGGTTACATTGAAGGTGCTAAATATGTAAATGAAGACATTAAAGTTGTCGCAACATATGCGGGTGACTACTACGACCCTGCTAAAGGAAAAGAGTTAGGAATTGCATTAGCTAATAAAGGTGTTGATGTTATATTCCCAGCAGCAGGTCCTACAGGATTGGGTACCATTGAAGCTGCTCGTGAAACAAACAAATATATCATTGGTGTGGATAGTGACCAATCTGCAATGTATAGCAATAACAATAAACAAGATATTGCGGATATCATTATTTCCTCGATGGTTAAACGTGTCGGAGATGTTCTATTTAACTCAGTGAAACTTCATCAAGAAGATAAACTACCACTAGGAACAGCTGAACAATTAGGTGTTAAAGAGGGAGCTGTGGGATTGGCTAAAAATGATGTCTTCACATCAAGCATGAAGCCGGAAACGATTGCTGCCCTTGAAGAAATTGAACAAAAAATTGTTGCAGGTGAAATCGAAGTAAGTACTGCAATCGGTATGTCTACAGAAATTTTAAATAGCATTAAAACAAGTGTTGCACCTTAA
- a CDS encoding ribokinase — protein MKVLNFGSMNIDNVYYLDRFVQPGETKDVRKLEVNPGGKGLNQSIAMRRAGIDVCHAGILGKGGNVLKEYLDENEVDVHLVKMDDILQGHAIIQVDEIGENCIIVYSGSNGSVDREYIDNVLTQFDHETMLVLQNEISELEYVVNEAHKRGMTIVLNPSPLTESLKQIDLNKISWLIMNQVEAEMMSGCTETEAILDTFKVKYPDLNCVLTLGSKGSVCLYEGSIIEQVAFQTKAVDTTGAGDTFAGYFVAGMSRNKPIQEVLNDASKAAALCVSRYGAAPSIPYYKDLAQLTSFKGEKR, from the coding sequence ATGAAAGTCCTTAATTTTGGTTCAATGAATATTGACAATGTTTACTATCTTGACCGGTTTGTACAACCTGGAGAAACCAAGGATGTCAGAAAATTGGAAGTAAATCCTGGTGGAAAAGGGTTAAATCAGTCTATTGCAATGAGGCGTGCGGGCATTGATGTCTGCCATGCTGGAATTTTAGGAAAGGGAGGGAATGTACTTAAAGAATATTTAGATGAGAACGAAGTTGATGTACATTTGGTCAAGATGGATGATATCTTGCAAGGGCATGCAATCATACAGGTTGATGAAATTGGTGAAAACTGCATTATCGTTTACAGCGGTTCAAACGGAAGCGTGGATCGTGAGTATATTGATAATGTCTTAACTCAGTTTGATCACGAAACCATGCTTGTTTTACAAAATGAAATCAGTGAGTTGGAGTACGTGGTCAATGAAGCACACAAACGTGGAATGACCATTGTTCTTAATCCGTCCCCCCTTACTGAAAGTCTAAAGCAAATAGATTTAAATAAGATCAGTTGGTTGATTATGAACCAAGTTGAGGCAGAAATGATGAGTGGTTGCACGGAAACGGAGGCCATTCTGGATACATTTAAAGTGAAGTACCCAGATTTAAATTGTGTACTAACGCTTGGGAGCAAAGGAAGCGTGTGTCTCTATGAAGGAAGCATCATCGAGCAGGTTGCTTTTCAAACCAAGGCTGTCGATACAACCGGAGCTGGGGATACGTTTGCAGGATATTTTGTAGCGGGTATGAGTCGCAACAAACCAATCCAAGAGGTATTAAACGATGCATCAAAGGCCGCAGCATTGTGTGTTAGTCGTTATGGAGCGGCACCATCAATACCCTATTATAAAGATTTAGCTCAGTTAACATCATTCAAAGGAGAAAAACGATGA
- a CDS encoding LacI family DNA-binding transcriptional regulator, with translation MTKDNYKRTRLKDIAEIAEVSVATVSIILKDPNTKRFSTETKRQIIDLAKSLNYTPNMAARSLVQHKTFALGLIIPDLSNPFFANLAKKIETLARAYNYTVLMVNSDEHYENDIKLFDSLFRRNMDGIILAASANSYGHEGQINRMIDLANIPTITIDRSLKDYKGSQVVFDNKLGTYIATEHCIEKGHRNIGFISTRETSLNGYFRHEGYREAMLENQLEYDESKVFFGGFDFKTGYDAADVLIKQNVTAVVASNDLNAYGFKKRAEALGYRIPHDISIVGFDNLEMNDYISEGITSIDLNVDAMAKSTIEIMIRMIEEKDFVERLVLKPKLYERDSVIDFNQEMKNDA, from the coding sequence ATGACAAAAGATAATTATAAGAGAACTCGTTTAAAGGACATTGCAGAAATCGCAGAGGTTTCGGTGGCAACAGTGTCAATAATTTTAAAAGATCCAAATACTAAACGATTTTCAACCGAAACAAAACGCCAAATCATTGATTTGGCTAAATCGCTGAATTATACACCAAATATGGCAGCAAGAAGTCTTGTCCAGCATAAAACATTTGCTCTAGGTTTAATTATACCGGATCTTTCAAATCCTTTTTTTGCAAATTTGGCAAAAAAAATCGAGACATTAGCGAGGGCCTATAATTATACAGTCCTCATGGTTAACTCGGATGAACATTATGAAAACGACATAAAATTGTTTGATTCGCTCTTTCGTAGAAATATGGATGGAATCATTCTTGCAGCATCCGCAAATTCATACGGACACGAGGGTCAAATTAATCGTATGATTGATTTGGCGAATATTCCCACAATCACGATTGATCGATCATTGAAAGATTATAAAGGCAGTCAAGTTGTATTCGATAATAAATTGGGAACATACATAGCAACAGAACATTGTATTGAAAAAGGTCATCGTAATATTGGTTTTATATCAACTCGAGAAACGTCACTCAATGGATATTTTAGACATGAAGGGTATCGTGAGGCTATGCTTGAAAACCAGTTAGAGTATGATGAGTCAAAAGTGTTTTTTGGGGGGTTTGATTTTAAAACAGGATATGATGCAGCCGATGTATTGATTAAACAGAATGTTACCGCCGTAGTTGCTTCGAATGATTTGAATGCTTATGGGTTCAAAAAACGTGCGGAAGCTTTAGGATACCGTATCCCTCATGATATCTCAATTGTGGGGTTTGATAATCTTGAAATGAATGATTACATTTCAGAAGGTATAACATCAATTGATTTGAATGTTGATGCTATGGCAAAAAGTACGATTGAGATTATGATTCGGATGATTGAAGAGAAGGACTTCGTTGAGCGCTTAGTATTGAAACCGAAGTTATATGAACGAGATAGTGTAATTGATTTTAATCAAGAAATGAAAAATGATGCTTAG
- a CDS encoding D-2-hydroxyacid dehydrogenase has product MIKILCFNMNDERIPFAAAWAKEHDVVVDFCTESLTMENVDFVNGYDGITVAQVGAFDSKIFKALESRGIKQIAQRTAGYEIFDLEAAQEANIIVTNVGNYSPESIAEYTLMLALQLMRKSHKLDRKVEARDFRWMPEIRAKLMGESTVAIIGVGKIGYEVAKLFKGFGARVIGYDPYPKQGIEDLITFVESIEEAVAQADIVSLHMPAFANNYHLFDAKMFECMNEDAYLINCGRGTLVDTEALLDAVDQNIIAGAALDVYEYEAPYIPGKFTDDTIKDKVFLRLLNHEDVIFYHHCAYYTETSIRNMTQFALDATLEIITTGDSSYRVN; this is encoded by the coding sequence ATGATAAAAATACTATGTTTTAATATGAATGATGAACGCATCCCTTTCGCAGCTGCCTGGGCAAAAGAACATGATGTTGTTGTCGACTTTTGTACAGAGTCATTAACAATGGAAAATGTTGATTTTGTTAATGGTTATGATGGTATTACGGTTGCTCAAGTGGGGGCGTTTGACTCGAAAATCTTTAAAGCTTTGGAATCAAGAGGGATTAAACAAATTGCCCAACGTACTGCAGGTTACGAAATTTTCGATCTTGAAGCAGCTCAAGAAGCTAATATAATTGTGACCAATGTTGGTAACTATTCACCTGAATCAATTGCGGAATATACATTGATGCTCGCTCTTCAACTGATGCGCAAGTCTCATAAACTGGATCGTAAGGTTGAAGCCCGTGATTTCCGTTGGATGCCAGAAATTCGTGCAAAGCTCATGGGCGAGTCAACGGTAGCGATTATAGGTGTTGGAAAAATAGGATACGAAGTCGCAAAGCTCTTTAAAGGTTTTGGTGCTCGTGTTATTGGATATGACCCGTACCCAAAACAAGGAATTGAGGATCTCATTACTTTTGTTGAAAGTATTGAAGAAGCAGTGGCGCAAGCAGATATTGTTTCGTTGCATATGCCTGCATTTGCAAATAACTACCACCTTTTCGATGCAAAGATGTTTGAATGCATGAATGAAGACGCCTATCTTATTAATTGTGGTCGAGGAACACTTGTGGATACTGAAGCTTTGCTTGATGCAGTTGATCAAAACATAATTGCTGGTGCGGCATTAGATGTATACGAGTACGAAGCACCTTATATTCCTGGTAAGTTCACCGATGATACCATCAAAGATAAAGTGTTTTTACGCCTTTTAAACCATGAAGATGTTATTTTCTATCATCATTGCGCGTACTATACTGAAACGTCCATTCGTAATATGACTCAATTTGCTCTTGATGCGACTTTAGAAATTATTACAACAGGAGACTCTTCATATCGTGTAAATTAG
- a CDS encoding PTS transporter subunit IIC, with amino-acid sequence MSQKCNKESNSILQFVMKVIGGAASGIIVAVIPNAIFGQLFLNLIPVWEGFAVLQQCVQIIQLLMPVLIGIGVARQFELDLIPSMSVGAAAYIGSGSVSMVNGAWIVAGIGDTVNAMLVSGIAVAFVFLIKDKVKAFVTIAYPSIVGFGAGAIGLLTLPYVSSITRLIGSIVAEATTLQPILMSIIIAVIFALLILTPISVVAIAFAISLDGIGSGAANLGLVAVVVFMAMGSHYAKNEKGITVSIVLGGVKTMMPNFFKNIKIAIPVAIVSGLLGMFAPILNIQGTPASAGFGFAGLVGPIVAYGYLQNSALINFVIIVSVYFVVPFVICWGTYKLSRDVFKIIKDEDFISTI; translated from the coding sequence ATGAGTCAAAAATGTAATAAAGAATCGAACTCGATTCTTCAGTTTGTCATGAAGGTTATTGGAGGAGCTGCAAGTGGAATTATTGTTGCAGTAATCCCAAACGCAATCTTTGGTCAATTATTTTTAAATTTGATTCCAGTTTGGGAAGGATTTGCAGTTTTACAACAATGTGTTCAAATTATTCAATTGTTAATGCCAGTTCTTATAGGTATTGGAGTAGCACGACAATTTGAACTCGATTTAATTCCATCCATGTCGGTCGGAGCGGCTGCTTATATCGGAAGTGGTAGTGTATCCATGGTAAATGGTGCTTGGATTGTTGCTGGTATTGGTGACACGGTTAATGCCATGCTTGTATCAGGAATTGCGGTGGCATTTGTATTCTTAATTAAGGACAAGGTTAAAGCTTTTGTCACAATTGCCTATCCAAGTATTGTAGGATTTGGAGCAGGAGCAATTGGGCTTCTAACATTGCCATATGTTTCCTCCATTACACGCTTAATCGGAAGTATTGTAGCGGAAGCAACAACATTACAACCAATCTTGATGAGTATTATCATCGCGGTTATTTTCGCACTTCTAATTCTTACACCTATTAGTGTAGTAGCAATTGCATTTGCAATTTCTTTAGACGGCATTGGATCGGGTGCAGCTAATTTAGGTCTTGTTGCTGTTGTTGTATTTATGGCGATGGGTTCCCACTATGCTAAAAACGAAAAGGGTATTACGGTTTCTATTGTCTTAGGGGGAGTGAAAACCATGATGCCAAACTTCTTCAAAAATATTAAAATTGCTATTCCAGTAGCGATTGTATCAGGGTTACTTGGTATGTTTGCACCAATTTTAAACATTCAAGGTACACCAGCATCCGCAGGATTTGGTTTTGCAGGACTTGTTGGACCAATCGTTGCTTATGGATATCTACAAAACAGTGCTCTTATTAATTTCGTTATTATTGTAAGCGTATATTTTGTGGTACCATTCGTTATTTGCTGGGGTACCTATAAACTTTCACGTGATGTCTTTAAAATTATCAAAGATGAAGATTTCATCTCAACAATATAG
- a CDS encoding IclR family transcriptional regulator, which yields MTEKNEKSPIIGNIVDAFDILDLLSQQETLGISSIATELNLPKTRVFRIVKSLEHVHAIKQADDTRYSLDMHMLKYARGAHNSGNIIDVAEPFIKEAVEKTGESINLGMAHNDDLVIIRRVHGEYYQLQTQLRPIGELYCSGMGKIFLAYRDEISLRSYYENLPSRTVHTINTYDKFLKEQQSILENNISVDHEEFEYGLSCYAVPIFNKEGIPEYALSISGPSTRLEYKNVNHLLKILKKCAEKIQSAYYI from the coding sequence ATGACTGAAAAAAACGAGAAAAGCCCAATCATTGGTAATATTGTGGATGCATTTGATATCCTGGATTTACTCTCTCAACAGGAAACCTTAGGTATCTCAAGCATCGCTACAGAATTAAACCTCCCAAAAACTAGAGTCTTTCGTATTGTTAAATCATTAGAACATGTTCATGCCATCAAACAAGCAGATGACACACGGTATTCATTAGATATGCACATGTTGAAATATGCCCGTGGTGCGCATAACAGTGGCAATATCATCGATGTTGCAGAACCATTTATCAAAGAGGCTGTGGAAAAAACCGGAGAATCTATTAACTTGGGAATGGCTCATAACGATGATCTTGTTATTATTCGACGTGTTCATGGTGAGTACTATCAATTACAAACGCAACTTCGTCCAATTGGTGAACTTTATTGCTCAGGAATGGGAAAAATATTTCTTGCCTATCGTGACGAAATATCGCTCCGCAGTTACTATGAAAATCTTCCTTCACGCACGGTTCATACCATTAATACCTATGATAAGTTTTTAAAAGAGCAACAATCCATCTTGGAAAATAATATTTCTGTAGACCATGAAGAATTTGAATACGGTTTAAGTTGTTACGCTGTTCCTATCTTTAATAAAGAAGGCATTCCTGAGTATGCACTTAGTATCTCTGGACCCTCAACACGACTTGAATATAAGAATGTTAATCATTTACTTAAAATTTTAAAAAAATGTGCCGAGAAAATACAGAGTGCATATTATATCTAA
- a CDS encoding choline kinase family protein — MTNTINNYTQNIAKTLECEIDSILNFTPLFGGLTNHSYTFEVDGKKYVYREPGVETDAYINRKSEFYAQLKAKELGLDNSLVFMDQTEGWKISNYIENARYFDYMNEEDVKVVIEKVRYLHDANIQGEWEFDLFQKIQDFKQEIGDVGRSHFSDYDDLSERVERIYECVSREGYAKTLCHNDIYTTNILFQDDNFYLIDWEFAMVADPAVDLATFIVCSPYDYSTILKVLDQYAGGTMSEADKHHFIGTFAVTGFYWMNWAIFQEHNGTDVGDFFENYAMYTRLFVEQAEKFYNF; from the coding sequence ATGACAAATACCATAAATAATTACACACAAAACATTGCGAAAACATTGGAATGTGAGATTGATTCCATTTTGAACTTTACCCCACTATTTGGCGGACTTACCAATCATTCTTACACATTCGAGGTTGATGGAAAAAAGTATGTTTATCGTGAACCAGGCGTTGAAACGGATGCTTATATTAATCGGAAAAGTGAGTTCTATGCTCAATTGAAAGCGAAAGAACTTGGCTTAGATAACAGTCTTGTATTTATGGATCAGACTGAGGGCTGGAAGATATCGAATTATATTGAAAATGCACGCTATTTTGATTATATGAACGAAGAAGATGTTAAAGTTGTAATCGAGAAAGTACGTTACCTTCATGATGCAAACATACAAGGCGAATGGGAGTTTGACTTATTCCAAAAAATTCAAGACTTTAAGCAAGAAATTGGTGATGTTGGTCGTTCCCATTTCTCAGATTATGATGATTTAAGTGAACGCGTAGAGCGCATTTATGAGTGTGTTTCACGTGAAGGTTATGCGAAGACTCTTTGTCATAATGATATCTACACGACTAATATTCTCTTCCAAGATGATAATTTTTATTTAATTGATTGGGAATTCGCGATGGTTGCCGATCCAGCTGTAGACCTTGCGACCTTTATCGTATGTTCGCCTTACGATTACTCAACCATTCTGAAGGTTCTTGATCAATATGCAGGGGGGACCATGAGCGAAGCTGACAAGCATCATTTTATTGGAACTTTTGCGGTTACAGGATTCTATTGGATGAATTGGGCAATATTCCAAGAACATAATGGTACTGATGTCGGGGATTTTTTTGAAAACTATGCAATGTATACCCGGTTGTTCGTAGAACAAGCAGAGAAATTTTATAATTTCTAA